The Miscanthus floridulus cultivar M001 chromosome 17, ASM1932011v1, whole genome shotgun sequence genome has a window encoding:
- the LOC136517831 gene encoding uncharacterized protein, with the protein MASATTEQRASLIVDGEEDEQQQQQQLDDLVGRAAVVAREVSKRVSPLAVEGGGGFANGKAAARRQGVLDIGGGGVARPAGNGHHHEADAEAGAPRFRRSFTAGARTLPPPHAWLAIEDTRKQQEQEQQQEHDDSDEQWTWLFRGGGAQHHHRQQQQIQRRSSFSVVRRERAAREAWLDRAWEMKRSWHQRNGGAPDADTPVVVVVGTSPRVSSSSSHYSGQQHQGMASGGGVAMDVEEVRACRDLGLELPSDCTVEIQCYGLSGGSSPTHCTTPGSGADSPCALSSPPGGGADPMDVKARLKVWAQAVALASTTHLTS; encoded by the exons ATGGCGAGCGCTACGACGGAGCAGCGGGCCAGCCTCATCGTCGACGGCGAGGAGGatgagcaacagcagcagcagcagcttgacGACCTTGTTGGCCGCGCCGCCGTGGTGGCGAGGGAGGTGAGCAAGCGGGTGTCTCCCCTGGCCGTCGAGGGAGGAGGAGGCTTCGCCAACGGCAAGGCCGCCGCACGCCGCCAGGGCGTCTTGGATATCGGCGGCGGTGGCGTCGCCAGGCCAGCAGGGAACGGGCATCACCACGAGGCCGACGCGGAGGCGGGGGCGCCGCGGTTCCGGCGCTCGTTCACGGCCGGCGCGCggacgctgccgccgccgcacgcgtGGCTGGCGATCGAGGACACGAGGaagcagcaggagcaggagcagcagcaggagcacGACGACAGCGACGAACAGTGGACGTGGCTCTTCCGTGGCGGCGGGGCGCAGCATCATCATCGTCAGCAGCAGCAGATTCAGAGGCGGAGCAGCTTCAGCGTGGTGCGGCGGGAGCGCGCGGCGCGGGAGGCGTGGCTGGACCGCGCGTGGGAGATGAAGCGGAGCTGGCACCAGCGGAACGGCGGCGCCCCCGACGCGGACACccccgtggtggtggtggtggggacgTCGCCCAGGGTGTCTTCGTCGTCGTCCCATTACTCCGGCCAGCAGCATCAGGGCATGGCGTCGGGCGGCGGggtggccatggacgtggaggaGGTCCGCGCGTGCCGGGACCTCGGGCTGGAGCTGCCTTCCGACTGCACCGTGGAGATCCAGTGTTACGGGCTGTCCGGCGGCAGCAGCCCCACCCACTGCACCACCCCCGGCAGCGGCGCCGACTCACCCTGCGCCCTCTCCAGTCCTCCTG GAGGAGGAGCGGATCCGATGGACGTGAAGGCTCGGCTCAAGGTGTGGGCGCAGGCGGTGGCGCTCGCATCCACCACCCATCTCACCTCATGA
- the LOC136515333 gene encoding actin-100-like, translating into MPNPEGAGPISPNPSGMSSIMSDPEGIGFILPNPEGAGSIMPDPKGVGSVLPDPSGMEFASPNPSKGDSTSPNEERLVQVHVLDLATFLRLIRTDCSTRYSSIAFVVFVRHAEKASIYAQVMKLAFVALDYKHDLETAKNTSYVHKSYELPDGHVITIGAERKVLYGNIVFSGGTTMFPGIAERMSKEIIALAPSSMKIKAVAPAE; encoded by the exons ATGCCTAACCCTGAGGGTGCAGGCCCCATCTCGCCAAACCCCTCGGGCATGAGCTCCATCATGTCTGACCCTGAGGGCATAGGCTTTATCTTGCCTAACCCTGAGGGCGCGGGCTCCATCATGCCTGACCCCAAGGGTGTGGGCTCCGTCCTGCCTGACCCCTCAGGCATGGAGTTTGCCTCACCAAACCCCTCGAAGGGGGATTCCACCTCGCCCAATGAGG AAAGGTTAGTGCAGGTGCATGTGCTGGACCTCGCGACGTTTCTCCGCCTTATCCGCACAGATTGCAGTACTAGGTACAGCTCCATTGCTTTCG TTGTCTTCGTGCGACATGCTGAAAAGGCAAGTATTTATGCACAGGTTATGAAGCTGGCCTTTGTTGCCCTTGATTACAAGCACGATCTCGAGACTGCTAAGAACACCTCCTATGTCCACAAGAGCTATGAGTTGCCTGATGGGCACGTCATCACAATTGGTGCAGAAAG GAAGGTTCTCTATGGCAACATTGTTTTCAGTGGTGGAACAACCATGTTCCCTGGCATTGCTGAAAGGATGAGCAAGGAGATTATTGCCCTTGCACCGAGCAGTATGAAAATCAAAGCAGTGGCGCCTGCTGAGTGA